The following proteins come from a genomic window of Deinococcus seoulensis:
- a CDS encoding PhoH family protein — protein MRFLSYRDLETGRVKRQLKKVQEAIERDDFRSPDVKKLAQGPYYRAKLDDTNRLLLTFVRSGPETVCLALEVIHQHAYEKSRFLRGAAIDDSKLPDFSAAQASEEAQAVRYLHPTRREFHLLDKVISFDDTQDAVYRTPAPVILVGSAGSGKTALTLQKLRDVPGQVLYVTLSPYLAQSAAQLYGAHGFENESQEVAFLSFTDFLRTIRVPAGREVTFGDFRDWAARQPGLKFTDAHQLFEEFRGVLSSDPGGPLSREAYLGLGVRQSIYSAEQRPGVYDLFGKYLKWLDGSGLYDASLIASAYLRGVSPTYDFVVVDEVQDLTAAQLALILGTLRTPGQFLLCGDSNQIVHPNFFSWAAVKTLLYRDPELAERQKISVLQANFRNSGEVTRVANDLLKIKHARFGSVDRESNFLVRAVAGDPGGVTFLPDDPRVKKHLDDQIRGSTEYAVLVLRDEDKDAARRAFGTPLIFSVHEAKGLEYPNIILHNFISGARQTYQEITQGVTPADLQKDELGYARARDKSDKSLEIYKFYVNALYVAVTRAVNRVTMIESDTRHPLLSLLGVQVGDEAEQLRVKRASRDDWEREARKLELQGKKEQASDIRRRILQQKPVPWEVWTPEVLTRLRQDARQHPGDVKRARELTDYALLNLDAPLLEELRDLKIKPAQSFLRNTDKDRRLQRQGVLDKYRRPYETDNLKAVLADTERYGVDHRTQENLTPLMLATLHGRVRLVDALLERGADVNQTDLFGRTPHMLALDRAMQDPEYAATRLGPLWERLRPAHLDVLVGDRLTRLAPDGAEFYFLSVMLAQWPHYTSGLVHPELGPRELRVREVGFFVDALQTNLEHFPLTVLREARRKRTYFNHVLARAEEGSSYVPARKLWTRAAHGFYVFNPALKVRVLLAPDSDGEWVGAALLGDPLARARGVTG, from the coding sequence ATGCGTTTTCTGTCGTACAGGGATCTGGAGACCGGCCGGGTCAAGCGGCAACTGAAGAAGGTTCAGGAGGCGATCGAACGGGACGATTTCAGGTCGCCGGACGTGAAGAAGCTGGCGCAGGGGCCGTACTACCGCGCCAAGCTCGACGACACCAACCGCCTGCTGCTCACCTTCGTGCGCAGTGGTCCAGAGACGGTCTGTCTGGCGCTGGAGGTCATTCATCAGCACGCCTACGAGAAATCGCGGTTCCTGCGCGGCGCGGCCATCGACGACTCGAAACTGCCGGATTTCAGTGCGGCGCAGGCGAGCGAGGAGGCGCAGGCAGTGCGGTACCTGCACCCGACCCGCCGTGAGTTTCACCTGCTGGACAAGGTGATCTCCTTCGACGACACGCAGGACGCGGTGTACCGGACGCCCGCGCCGGTGATCCTGGTGGGGTCGGCAGGGAGTGGGAAGACGGCGCTGACCCTGCAGAAACTGCGGGACGTGCCGGGGCAGGTGCTGTACGTGACGCTCTCGCCGTACCTCGCGCAGAGTGCCGCGCAGCTGTACGGCGCGCACGGGTTCGAGAACGAGTCGCAGGAGGTGGCGTTCCTGTCGTTCACGGATTTCCTGCGGACCATCCGCGTTCCGGCGGGCCGTGAGGTGACGTTCGGGGACTTCCGGGACTGGGCGGCGCGGCAGCCGGGCCTGAAATTCACGGACGCGCACCAGCTGTTCGAGGAGTTCCGGGGCGTCCTGAGCAGCGATCCGGGCGGCCCGCTGTCCCGCGAGGCGTACCTGGGTCTCGGCGTGCGGCAGAGCATCTACAGCGCCGAGCAGCGGCCGGGCGTGTACGACCTGTTCGGGAAGTACCTGAAATGGCTGGACGGCAGCGGCCTGTACGACGCGTCCCTGATCGCCTCGGCGTACCTGCGCGGCGTGAGTCCCACGTACGATTTCGTGGTGGTGGACGAGGTGCAGGACCTCACGGCGGCGCAACTGGCGCTGATCCTGGGAACGCTGCGAACGCCGGGGCAGTTCCTGCTGTGCGGGGATTCCAACCAGATCGTCCACCCGAACTTCTTCTCGTGGGCGGCCGTCAAGACACTGCTGTACCGCGATCCGGAACTGGCCGAGCGGCAGAAGATCAGTGTGCTGCAGGCCAACTTCCGGAATTCGGGGGAGGTGACGCGGGTCGCGAACGACCTGCTGAAAATCAAGCATGCCCGCTTTGGCAGCGTGGACCGCGAGAGTAACTTCCTGGTGCGGGCCGTGGCAGGCGATCCGGGCGGCGTGACCTTCCTGCCCGACGACCCACGCGTGAAAAAACACCTGGACGACCAGATCCGCGGCAGTACCGAGTACGCCGTGCTGGTCCTGCGAGACGAGGACAAGGACGCGGCGCGCAGGGCGTTCGGAACGCCGCTGATCTTCAGCGTGCACGAGGCCAAGGGCCTGGAGTACCCGAACATCATCCTGCATAACTTCATCAGCGGCGCGCGGCAGACGTACCAGGAGATCACGCAGGGCGTGACCCCGGCCGACCTGCAGAAGGACGAACTGGGGTACGCGCGCGCCAGGGACAAGAGCGACAAGTCGCTGGAGATCTACAAGTTCTACGTGAACGCCCTGTACGTCGCCGTGACCCGCGCGGTGAACCGGGTGACGATGATCGAGTCCGACACCCGCCACCCGCTGCTGTCGCTGCTGGGCGTGCAGGTGGGCGACGAGGCCGAGCAACTCCGGGTGAAACGCGCCAGCCGGGACGACTGGGAACGCGAGGCCCGCAAGCTGGAACTGCAGGGCAAGAAGGAGCAGGCCAGTGACATCCGCCGCCGGATCCTGCAGCAGAAACCGGTGCCGTGGGAAGTCTGGACGCCAGAGGTACTGACCCGCCTGCGCCAGGACGCCCGGCAGCATCCGGGTGACGTGAAACGGGCGCGTGAACTCACGGATTACGCGCTGCTGAACCTGGACGCGCCGCTGCTGGAAGAGTTGCGGGACCTGAAGATCAAACCCGCCCAGTCGTTCCTGCGGAACACCGACAAGGACCGCCGCCTGCAGCGGCAGGGCGTGCTGGACAAGTACCGCAGGCCCTACGAGACCGACAACCTGAAAGCCGTGCTGGCCGACACGGAACGCTACGGGGTGGATCACCGCACGCAGGAGAACCTCACGCCGCTGATGCTGGCCACCCTGCACGGCAGGGTCCGGCTGGTCGACGCGCTGCTGGAACGCGGAGCGGACGTGAACCAGACGGACCTGTTCGGCCGCACGCCGCACATGCTGGCGCTGGACCGGGCCATGCAGGACCCGGAGTACGCGGCGACCCGCCTGGGGCCACTGTGGGAGCGGCTGCGCCCGGCGCATCTGGACGTGCTGGTCGGGGACCGCCTGACGCGACTGGCGCCGGACGGCGCGGAATTCTACTTCCTGAGCGTGATGCTCGCGCAGTGGCCGCACTACACCTCCGGGCTGGTGCACCCGGAACTCGGGCCGCGTGAATTGCGCGTCCGTGAGGTCGGGTTCTTCGTCGACGCGCTGCAGACCAACCTGGAGCACTTCCCACTCACGGTGCTGCGCGAGGCCCGCCGCAAACGGACGTACTTCAATCACGTTCTGGCCCGCGCCGAGGAGGGCAGCAGTTACGTACCGGCCCGGAAGCTCTGGACGCGCGCCGCGCACGGCTTCTACGTGTTCAACCCGGCCCTGAAGGTGCGGGTGCTGCTCGCCCCGGACTCGGACGGCGAGTGGGTCGGCGCGGCGCTGCTGGGCGACCCGCTGGCACGCGCCCGTGGCGTGACCGGCTGA
- a CDS encoding ABC transporter ATP-binding protein, whose translation MTTARRTDFSSAIVLSDVRKTFGPVTALRDLTLEVRSGELTALLGPNGAGKTTAISLMLGLGAPTAGQVQVLGGDPRGGAVRSRIGSMPQESAIPLALTVREAVTLFARFYPAPLAVDQALGLADLGGVAGRRAGALSGGQKRRLAFALAVVGNPEVLLIDEPTTGMDAQSRLAFWDAVTELRTAGRTILLTTHYLEEAERAADRVIVMNAGAVLADGTPEALRSQAGGARVRFTSDLVLAQLQSLPGVEAAEVDDRGHATLRTSAPEALLGALFAQGTPLSELEVSRASLEDAFLNLTRAPA comes from the coding sequence ATGACGACCGCGCGCCGCACCGATTTCAGTTCAGCCATCGTGCTCAGTGACGTCCGCAAGACCTTCGGGCCGGTCACGGCCCTGCGTGACCTGACCCTGGAGGTGCGTTCCGGGGAGTTGACGGCGCTGCTCGGCCCGAACGGGGCGGGGAAGACCACCGCCATCAGCCTGATGCTGGGCCTGGGGGCGCCCACGGCCGGGCAGGTGCAGGTGCTGGGCGGCGACCCGCGTGGCGGCGCGGTGCGCTCCCGGATCGGGTCGATGCCGCAGGAGAGCGCCATTCCGCTGGCCCTGACGGTGCGTGAGGCGGTGACGCTGTTCGCGCGGTTCTACCCGGCGCCGCTGGCGGTGGATCAGGCCCTCGGGCTCGCGGATCTGGGCGGCGTGGCCGGAAGGCGGGCGGGCGCGCTGTCCGGCGGGCAGAAGCGGCGCCTGGCGTTCGCGCTGGCGGTCGTGGGCAACCCGGAGGTGCTGCTGATCGACGAACCGACGACCGGCATGGACGCCCAGAGTCGCCTGGCGTTCTGGGACGCCGTGACCGAGTTACGCACGGCGGGCCGGACGATCCTGCTGACCACCCATTACCTCGAGGAGGCCGAGCGGGCCGCGGACCGCGTGATCGTCATGAACGCAGGCGCGGTGCTGGCCGACGGCACGCCGGAGGCGCTGCGCTCGCAGGCGGGCGGGGCGCGCGTGCGTTTCACGAGCGACCTGGTCCTGGCGCAGCTGCAGTCCCTGCCGGGCGTGGAGGCGGCCGAGGTGGATGACCGGGGGCACGCGACCCTGCGCACGTCGGCGCCCGAGGCGCTGCTGGGCGCCCTGTTCGCGCAGGGCACGCCGCTGAGCGAACTGGAAGTCAGCCGCGCCAGCCTGGAGGACGCCTTCCTGAACCTGACCCGCGCGCCCGCCTGA
- a CDS encoding ABC transporter permease yields the protein MTRSLTDLPAAARTAARAPLTPALLGLAGAELRRMLRNPMFAVGTIGFPVMFFALFGLSAVNETTAAGVKVGPLILVNFGAYSLLSLAMFSFGSAVALERTGGWLRLLRASPMPAGVYFGGKVAAALCFSALSLGVLYAFAHLAGGVTIPAGTALLLLLKMLLGMIPLIAMGLCVGFLVSPAAAQITANIVSVLMSFASGLFTPLGSMPDFIQRAAPYLPASHLGAVARGTVAGQTGAEAGHWLALAAFTLLFGTLAAWGLRRDEAREQ from the coding sequence ATGACCCGTTCCCTGACCGACCTGCCCGCCGCTGCCCGCACCGCTGCCCGCGCGCCCCTGACGCCCGCCCTGCTGGGCCTCGCCGGAGCGGAATTACGGCGCATGCTCAGAAATCCGATGTTCGCGGTGGGCACCATCGGCTTTCCCGTGATGTTCTTCGCGCTGTTCGGCCTGAGCGCCGTGAACGAGACGACCGCTGCGGGCGTGAAGGTCGGGCCGCTGATCCTGGTGAATTTCGGGGCGTACTCGCTGCTGTCGCTGGCGATGTTCTCGTTCGGTTCGGCGGTCGCGCTGGAACGCACGGGCGGGTGGTTGCGGCTGCTGCGGGCGTCCCCCATGCCGGCCGGGGTGTACTTCGGCGGGAAGGTCGCGGCGGCCCTGTGCTTCAGCGCCCTGAGCCTGGGCGTGCTGTACGCCTTCGCGCACCTGGCGGGCGGCGTGACCATCCCGGCGGGCACGGCGCTGCTGCTGCTGCTCAAGATGCTGCTGGGCATGATTCCGCTCATCGCGATGGGGTTGTGCGTGGGGTTCCTGGTGAGCCCGGCGGCGGCGCAGATCACGGCGAACATCGTGAGCGTCCTGATGTCCTTCGCGTCGGGGCTGTTCACGCCGCTGGGCAGCATGCCGGACTTCATCCAGCGGGCCGCGCCGTACCTGCCGGCCTCGCACCTGGGCGCCGTGGCGCGCGGCACGGTCGCCGGGCAGACCGGCGCGGAGGCCGGGCACTGGCTGGCCCTCGCGGCATTCACGCTGCTGTTCGGCACGCTGGCCGCGTGGGGCCTGCGCCGCGACGAGGCCCGCGAACAGTGA
- a CDS encoding sensor histidine kinase has product MKAGRRTVWAWFPLLWLAFLVYPVMGFFAQPRTAGEWALFWPVTLGFVAVYARVFFFRSPGRATRWALAGWAYALVAYALLFPVSSGGATAFLIYGGSVIGYQGRVSAALWLAFLNVAVMALPFWNGQYTTSDLGWLAPNMLFTLVAAYANHASFRRNVADARLSEVQAEQERLAADAERERIARDLHDLLGHTLSVIVLKSELAGKLAERDPARAAGEIREVERIGREALAEVRAAVSGYRGSGVNAELARAKVALDTAGVRLHVTGPLPALPPRTEQAAAMLLREAVTNVVRHARAREVQVSLTPHERGWQLVVRDDGVGGTHPEGSGLTGMRERLRAIGGTLRRDGRGGTTLSATLPGEEGQGARGAATTVPPTAPAAREARLERL; this is encoded by the coding sequence ATGAAAGCCGGGCGAAGGACCGTGTGGGCGTGGTTTCCACTGCTGTGGCTGGCGTTCCTGGTGTACCCGGTCATGGGGTTCTTCGCGCAGCCGCGCACGGCCGGGGAGTGGGCGCTGTTCTGGCCGGTCACGCTGGGGTTCGTGGCCGTGTACGCGCGGGTGTTCTTCTTCCGCTCGCCCGGGCGCGCGACCCGCTGGGCGCTGGCCGGGTGGGCGTACGCGCTGGTGGCGTACGCGCTGCTGTTCCCGGTGTCCAGCGGCGGCGCGACCGCGTTCCTGATCTACGGGGGCAGCGTCATCGGCTACCAGGGGCGCGTGAGCGCGGCGTTGTGGCTGGCGTTCCTGAACGTGGCGGTCATGGCCCTGCCGTTCTGGAACGGGCAGTACACCACGTCGGACCTGGGGTGGCTCGCGCCGAACATGCTGTTCACGCTGGTCGCCGCGTACGCCAATCACGCGTCGTTCCGGCGGAACGTGGCCGACGCCCGCCTGAGCGAGGTGCAGGCCGAACAGGAGCGGCTGGCGGCCGACGCCGAACGCGAACGCATCGCCCGTGACCTGCACGACCTGCTGGGCCACACCCTGAGCGTGATCGTCCTGAAAAGCGAACTGGCCGGAAAACTCGCCGAACGCGACCCGGCCCGCGCGGCAGGCGAGATCCGCGAGGTCGAACGCATCGGCCGTGAGGCGCTCGCGGAGGTGCGCGCCGCCGTCAGCGGGTACCGGGGCAGCGGCGTCAACGCCGAACTGGCCCGCGCGAAGGTCGCGCTCGATACGGCCGGGGTGCGCCTGCACGTGACCGGGCCGCTGCCTGCCCTGCCGCCCCGCACCGAGCAGGCGGCCGCCATGCTGCTGCGCGAGGCGGTCACGAACGTCGTCCGGCACGCCCGCGCCCGCGAGGTGCAGGTCAGCCTGACCCCGCACGAGCGCGGCTGGCAACTGGTCGTCCGGGATGACGGGGTGGGCGGCACCCACCCGGAAGGCAGCGGCCTGACCGGCATGCGCGAGCGGCTGCGCGCCATCGGCGGCACCCTGCGCCGCGACGGGCGCGGCGGCACCACCCTGAGCGCCACGCTGCCCGGCGAGGAAGGCCAGGGCGCCCGCGGCGCGGCCACTACTGTCCCGCCCACCGCCCCCGCTGCCCGCGAGGCGCGCCTGGAGCGGCTGTGA
- a CDS encoding response regulator transcription factor, whose product MIRVLLAEDQALVLGALSALLSLEDDLTVVGGAPDGETAWAQAQALKPDVLVTDIEMPRLSGLDLAARVTRDLPGTRVVIVTTFARGGYLRRALDVGARGYLLKDAPASELAGAIRRVHAGGRAIDPALAAEAWGEGDPLTERERQVLRAAESGASTAAMAAELKLSEGTVRNYLSAAIGKLGAENRVEAARTARHKGWL is encoded by the coding sequence GTGATCCGCGTGCTGCTGGCCGAGGATCAGGCGCTGGTGCTGGGCGCCCTGTCCGCGCTGCTGTCCCTGGAAGACGACCTGACCGTGGTGGGCGGCGCGCCGGACGGCGAGACCGCCTGGGCGCAGGCGCAGGCCCTGAAGCCCGACGTACTGGTCACGGACATCGAGATGCCGCGCCTGAGCGGCCTGGACCTCGCGGCGCGCGTGACGCGGGACCTGCCGGGCACGCGGGTGGTGATCGTGACGACCTTCGCGCGCGGCGGGTACCTGCGCCGCGCACTGGATGTCGGCGCGCGCGGGTACCTGCTCAAGGACGCGCCGGCCAGCGAACTCGCAGGCGCCATCCGCCGGGTGCATGCGGGCGGGCGGGCCATTGACCCGGCCCTGGCCGCCGAGGCGTGGGGCGAGGGCGACCCGCTGACCGAACGGGAACGGCAGGTGCTGCGCGCCGCCGAGAGCGGCGCGAGTACCGCCGCGATGGCCGCCGAACTGAAGCTCTCGGAAGGCACGGTCCGCAATTACCTGTCCGCCGCGATCGGGAAACTCGGCGCGGAAAACCGCGTGGAGGCCGCCCGGACCGCACGTCACAAGGGCTGGCTCTGA